The Lates calcarifer isolate ASB-BC8 linkage group LG11, TLL_Latcal_v3, whole genome shotgun sequence genomic sequence CTGGGtcataaaacaataatgataattactgcaacatatttttaaattgagATATAAAATTAGATTGCAGTAtaaaatgactgattttttctcaatagaaatacaacaaatgGTTGATAAATGTTCGTAATGATGAATTTCCATGCTTATATAGCATTTATGGAAATTTATCACAAACTGTCACAGAAATAGCAGGTATGCATTGTCCAAGCTATGTTTTAAATAAGTTGAGTTATCATTGTAATTGTCTTTCTACCACTgatgcaaaatgttttattgtttggcaagtgtttgtcatgttcttaCCATAATGAACAGGTGTAAAAATCAACCTTTAAACTTGAAAGACAtattgatttgacatttatgaTAATTATTGCCCAGCCCTATTATATACTCATGTTGAAACAACAGGTCTCCAAAGTACTTCATACACACTGAAACCTTCAGAAGGCCAATATCTACTAGAGGACTACTGAATAGGTCACACTATTATTATACTTCGTTCATTTTATATACAGCACCATCCACCCCTGTGTGCACATCttccagcagaaaaaaatattaatatgagTCAGATCCCCACTAAAATGTGGATTTTCTCAGAAAGTAATGGAAAGTTTTATTAGTAAATATGTGATACTCACACTGCTGAAGGGATAACCTCTGTGGTGTCTTCATCCACCTCACTCTGAAGGGTCTCAAGCTcgtgttcagtgtttttcagactCTCTAACTCTCCCTTCAGGAACCTGGAGGTGAGTTAAAGATGCTAACAAAGAAAAAGGTGAATACAGCAGGACAGGATTTAAATATCACACCAAAGAGATTTGACTCTTTTcattgcaaacacacacacacacacacacactcacacatataaaAAGATACTGTAATTCTGAGTCAGTGATCTGGCTCTTGGCTATGCACTgcctcagctgctcctccagacTCTCCAGCTCCCTCTCCCTttgcttcttctcctcctccatgtccaGCAGCCTCTGGCCAACACTCTCCGCAATCTGAGCCTCTTCTGCAGGTGGACAGTGATAGGATGTcaaaggggaaaagaaaatagagaaatCTGGACATGACTCATGTCACAACCTTATACACTGTAATACAGTGTAGATGAGACATACTATTcaacataaatacagaaaaacagaacGGTGGAGAACAATGactgctgaaaagaaacaagagaTCATTTAATGTCTGATTACTTGCCCTTTAAAATCTGTGTCACAATCTTTTTTGTCTCCATGTGCTGGTCAGAAAAGGTCTGCAGTTCATCTTTAATCAGCTTCAGTTTCTCAGctttgctgctgttgatgaAGGCCAATATCGCCTCCCCCGTCTCCTCCAGGTCTTGAAATTTATGACCCTGAGCCATTGTGGTGGCACTGACAGCTACGATAAAaagattaaacagaaaatatcatGCATTTTTCCATGCTAGAGGCAATGACTAAGAACTCATCAAGGCTATACTACAAAACTGTATACCTCCTTGATAGATATATTCACATCTTTCGTTTTAGTATATTTTGATGCTAACACTTTGGTATTTAAATATGATGTTGCTGAAAGCAGGAAATTGTTAACTGTTACTTCACTTAAGAAAAAGATCAAAATACTTTCTTGTACCACTGTTAAATCATACTGAACTTGGGTAGCGCTAACTTATTGTAGGAAATGTGTATTACTTTCCAACACGGACCCTCTCgctgaatgttttaatgtgacagtCAAAGCAACAGCCTGGTAACACATTAGCTAAAGTGCAGGAAAACATCGCTGCTTTGTTTACCTTGTTTACAACGTTAACTACGTGCAGTGTGAACGTTAGTTACGTGGCTAGCtaaaatgtgatataaatgaTACCGTAACACATTACAGTTTACGATAATATTATAGACTAAGTAGTAAGAACAATGTTTATGAGAGAGATAAACCAGTTATCGGTAAAATTCAAGCCAAAAACACCATACCGGAGAAGTCCTTTCCGTGATTCAAATTCAGACTCTGAGCGCGCCTCTTCTTTACTTCTTCTCTGGTCATTGGACTTCCACCAGCCTCTCACGGCATAGCGCCACCTACTGTACAAGAGAAAGCTGTCACACTATGACGGTTCATGTTGTACTACTACCATACCATACACTGTAAAACCATCCACTGTAAACTGTATACCAagtataaaatgtttttagttcCTGGAGTATTTAAATCTAAAACACTTCCTCTCTCattgtttcccactgtttttcatcCACATTCAGtctctcagttttgttttgacattccTCGTTTGATACATTTAGGGTAAGATGAGAAAAATGGTCCCTTAGACGACTGACTGtatagaggggaaaaaaagaaataaaaatagttgACTATCAGATTTTAATGGAAATATGGTTTAAGTATTTTGCTTGTACTGGGTCAAGATAAATAAGTGGAAATCAAAACATCTTTTATCATTTCTTCTACATCTTCATCTCACTATACTTACACACTTATGCATATCAGTATTATCACTATATTTCTGctaacaaataaatgaaagcatGAGAAGAATCACAGAGGAGCTCTAAACTGAAGTGTTACTATATAACTACAGTAAGTCCACACATTATAAGGATGTTTCTTTAACTTACCCGGTTCAGACCATGTAGCACATAGTTATTGACGATTGAAACATTTGGTTCAGTCAGCTTTGAAAGGATACAGGAGGCAGATGGAAGTATGATTACAAATTTGGGTAAAAGTAGGAAATACTACTAATAATACTCTATAGAGGGAAAGTGATTAAAGACATAACATTCTCTGAATAACAAGCATTAAGCATTTTTTTACTTCACCAGTAAACTTTATTACACCACCAtgtctaaaaacacacagatcaaagtttaactgcatgtttattacagtttgaaatattaatgtacaacaatataaacacaGCAAGAGAAAATGGGTTCAGCTCCATACTGGCCTCACACTGGGCTTTTGGTGAGGAGCTAACTGTATACTCAATTGTAAAtgttacaggtttttttttttttttttttttttttttaaaacaaccttttaagttttttttgtaGAAATCTAAAGGTCAATGTGAGAccataaaacaacagaaaagttAACCGATTCTTCATATTGCATTTAATTCTTGGACCATTAAAAATCAACAGATTTTGCTAAGATAGTAGCTTAATCActccttgtttttctgcttttctttcttctcctgtgCTTTTCGTTTCTGTCTGCCGATCTGTCTGAAGTACAGTCTCTTCGGGTTCAGACCGTACGCCTTCAGTCTCTGTCGACTGAAATCCCGGCCGCCTATTCTCACCCCGAGGCTTCCTGATATGAGGCGTCCACCTGAACGCTTGTGTTTCTTCTTGGCCCATTTTGGCCTCTCAGTCCTGTTCTCTACCTCATCATCTTTATCTGCCACTTCATCAGCAGTAATCTGGGGTTCCTCTTCGTgtttcatcttctttttcttgGGTATCAaaacctcttcctcctcctcttcccctgccTCTCTAAGAGCTTGGGCAAGTGTCTCGCCTGTAGAGTCCACGATGGCGGCTGTGTCACCGTCCTCGGCTTCTCTGCTTTGCTTCTCTGCGTTCTTCAGACgatctctcctcttcttccccacCTTGGTTTTAGCCTCTGCCAACTCTTTATCTTCTCTGTAGATTAATTTCAGATAAATATTGTTACGCAATGCTACAGTAAAGAGGACTTTATTATCAGGATCCAAATGGTTTGTGCATTGTGTTATACTCACTCAGAATATACAGAGCAGAggatttctttcttcttcctttcatTTTGGGCCTTGATTTTATAATTTTTCAAATCgctcatttcttctttctcagaCCTGAGAGAATAGGGGAAAAACAAAGTCTAAGTGTAGTAAATGGCCTGAGACAACAGAACAGGTATAACATTTCAAGGACAGAGCCAGTACCTGAACATGCAGGTCTTCTTCAGAGAGCACCATCGGTTAAGCTCCTTGTCGTCAGCATTCAAAATCTGAGAAAAGAACCAAAGTCATTCATTAGTTCAAATCAATAAATTATGTCTTTCTGCAACAAACTGTCATTGTTTGGACCATCAGGCAGACACCTTAGAGATCATGTCTGCTGCTTTAATCACTGTGTGGTCTGCTCAGAGAGAAGATTAAATTGAGATCATTCCCTGGTCAGAGCTTTCCCCAGAGGGAAACAATACCAGATCAGTCACATCAAGGCTCATCACTGCAGCATCATTCACCAACACCCAGTCAGCCCACATTATATTCATGCTtctcactttattttctgtatcaCAACTGACTGTTCACAAAACCCCTCTCCCATCCAATCAAAGCTGGAACAAGGCACAGCAGGCCTAAACATGTTGTATGGGGCTATAGTAAGAGATATGATGTGGTTTACTTTTTCTTCACTATCCCATCCCATTCCTGCACTCTGTCTGCCCTAACACACACCTCAGATGTTAGCATGGCTCTGGATGTTAGTGtttatgctaacattagcagctctGTCTTGTCCTTGACTGGATTTGggggaaaacacacagttttgttgaaaatacaaacaagtaTTAATTaagcagccacacacactaATTAGAATAATAACAGCCACCTTGCCTTATGCTTATAATGCTAGTACTAACTATCTtacactgcaaaacaacaacagtgctGCTTATTTGAATGTCTTCTACATAAATCATTAACTGTGTGGATGCTGACTTTTTGCTTGGGACATGCAgctttagcttttttttttggtcatcaAGTCATATTAGCTTAATTCTTTAGCTTGTGCTGTGTTAGCTTGAATTAAGCCTGCGGGGCTTAGTGAACAGTCAGTTATTTGAGGTTGAAAATGCTGCTGTTCTCACCTCATCAGTGCTCAGGCCAAAGTCGTTGGGCAGAACCTGCCTGTAGCGAAACCTGCATGGGAGGTCGTCTATGATGTCCTCATAGTCCAGCTTATAGTACTCATCCAAATACTTCTCAAAGCTTTTCTCCtctgaaatacaaacagcagtgagTCAGACAACCACAGAAGATCCAGGATAGTTGCTTCTCAGTGGCACGTTTACTGACACTTACGAGGATCAAACACAGGCTTGTTCTTGGTGATGACCTCTGCAAAGTAAgacttctttctctttttgcccATCTGTGGTATAtcctctttcttcatcttcttcc encodes the following:
- the spc24 gene encoding kinetochore protein Spc24; the encoded protein is MTREEVKKRRAQSLNLNHGKDFSAVSATTMAQGHKFQDLEETGEAILAFINSSKAEKLKLIKDELQTFSDQHMETKKIVTQILKEEAQIAESVGQRLLDMEEEKKQRERELESLEEQLRQCIAKSQITDSELQFLKGELESLKNTEHELETLQSEVDEDTTEVIPSAVYVAQLFYLITKIKWEYDAPPNILKGVHYGADLATPINIDTSMRSRSDVSDRLWGFVNTEW